GTCGCCTGCGCACCGGGCATCCTCCACGCACGTCTCCCGAGATCGGATCGGCAGCGGCGGTTTCGTGGAAGAAGGAGCCGCGGCCCGCGCACCGGGACACGTCGTCACTGTAGGAGCAGGGCTCCGCACTCCGCCACGGCTTTACCGCGGCCCCTCAGCCCCGCGCGGCCCCTCAGCCCTGCGCCGCCCCTCAGCCCTGTGCGGCCAGCCGCTCCCGGGCCTCCATCAGCGCGAAGCCCAGCAGGTTCAGGCCGCGCCAGCGCGCCGGATCCAGCGCCTTGGGATCGTCGGCCGCCAGCCCGATCCCCCAGATCCGGTCCACCGGGGACGCCTCCACCAGCACCCGCTTGCCGGTGCCGAGGAGGTACGCGCGCAGTTCGGGCGAGGAGGCGAATTTGGCCGTGCTGCCCGCCACCACGATCCCGAAGCGCTCGCGCTCCCACGTGTCCGGGTCGAAGGCGCGCACCAGCCGACCGGCGTTCTTCGCCTGCGCGGGGCTCTTCGCCGCCAGCGCCGCGCGCTCCGCGTCCGCGTCCCCGAACAACCGTGCCTTCTCGGCCATCATCCAGTGTTCGGCGGTGGCGTAGCGGACCTCACCCACGGTGAAGGGCGCGGGCCACCACTGACTGAGGCAGCTCGGGCCGAGCGTCCCGTCGGGCCGGGGCGCGTGTCCCCAGAACGGCAGATACTTGACTCGTTCACCCCTGTTGACCTGCTTGATCAGTCCGTCGATCTTCTCCATGCACGCGAGTCTGACAGCCGCCACGGACACTTCGTACGGGATTTGAGGTCCTCCTCGACACATGGTCGACCGATTCCGTCGCGTAATCAAAAGGCAACAACGGAATCACTTGGCGGAGGGCAGCCCCTCTGCCAGGATCGGCACTCAATTCGAGCTGTAGCTACGGAGAGCGCGATGGGCAACCGCTTCCAGGTCAAAGACCGATTCGCAGACGGCGCGCAATACATCGACGGCCGGCTGAGAGCCGGTACCTCGGGCGCGTCACACACCGTCGTCGACCCGGCCACCGGCCACGAGGTCCTCACTTACGAACTGGCGAGCACGGCCGATGTCGACGAGGCCGTCGCCGCCGCCAAGCGGGCCTTCCCCGGCTGGTCCGGGGCCACCCCGGGCGAGCGCTCGGACGCCCTGCACCGGCTGGCCGGCGTACTGGCCGAGCAGGCCGCGGACTTCGCCTTCGCGGAGTCCCTGCAGTGCGGCAAGCCGGTGAAACTGTCCACGGAGTTCGACGTACCGGGGACCATCGACAACACCGCCTTCTTCGCGGGCGCCGCGCGGCACCTCCAGGGGCAGGCCGCCGCCGAGTACTCGGGGGACCACACCTCTGCCGTGCGCCGCGAGGCGATCGGCGTGGTCGGCTCCATCGCCCCCTGGAACTATCCGCTCCAGATGGCGGCCTGGAAGATCCTCCCGGCGATCGCCGCGGGCAACACGATCGTCCTGAAGCCGGCCGAGCTGACCCCGCTGACCTCGCTGATGTTCGCCCAGGCGGCCCAGCTGGCCGGGATCCCCGACGGCGTGATCAACATCGTCACCGGCGCGGGCCGCACCGCGGGCGAGCACCTCGTGGGCCACCCCGACGTGGTCATGACCTCCTTCACCGGCTCCACCGGGGTCGGCAAGCGGGTCGCCGAGATCGCCACCGCCACCGTCAAGCGGCTCCACCTGGAGCTGGGCGGCAAGGCCCCCTTCCTGGTCTTCGACGACGCGGACCTGGAAGCGGCGGCGCACGGTGCGGTCGCCGCCTCGCTGATCAACACCGGCCAGGACTGCACGGCGGCCACCCGCGCCTACGTCCAGCGCCCGCTGCACGACGCCTTCGTCGCCCGGGTGGCCGAACTGATGGAGACCGTCCGGCTCGGGGACCCCTTCGACCCCTCCACCGACCTGGGCCCGCTCGTCTCGCACGCGCAGCGCGACCGGGTCGCCGGTTTCGTCGAGCGCGCCCGCGGCTACGCCACGGTCGTCACCGGTGGCGAGATCCCGGGCGGGGACCTCGCCGACGGCGCCTACTACCGGCCCACCCTGATCTCCGGAGCGGCCCAGGACAGCGAGGTCGTGCAGTGCGAGATCTTCGGCCCGGTGCTCGTGGTCCTGCCCTTCGACAGTGACGACGAGGGCATCGCGCTGGCCAACGACACCCCGTACGGCCTCGCGGCCTCCGCCTGGAGCCGCGACGTCTACCGGGCCGGCCGGGCCACCCGCGAGCTGAAGGCGGGCTGCGTCTGGGTCAACGACCACATTCCGATCATCAGCGAAATGCCCCACGGGGGCTACAAGGCCAGCGGTTTCGGAAAGGACATGAGCGCCTACTCCTTCGAGGAGTACACGCAGGTCAAGCACATCATGTACGACATCACCGCGGTCGCCGAGAAGGACTGGCACCGCACGATCTTCGGGGACAGATAACCATCGCTGCCTGACCAGCGGCCCACCCCTCCCGAAAGGGCACAGCTCATGGAGCAGTTCGAGCCCGACCGCCTCTCGGCGGCGCAGCTCGCCGCGATGCGGCGCAGTCTCACCAGCGGGCGCGGCGCCCTGACCCGCCGTTCGCTGCTGCGTGCCTCCGGTGTCGGAGCGCTCACCCTCGGCGGCCTCTCGGCGCTGAGCGCCTGTGGCATCCCGCCCGCCAAGCGGGCCGGGACCGGCGAACAGGCGGCCTCGGACGACCACTCGGCCCAGGAGAAGGAGATCAACTTCTCCAACTGGACCGAGTACATGGACACCAGTGACGACCAGAAGACCCGTCCCACGCTGGACGAGTTCACCAAGCGCACCGGCATCAAGGTCAAGTACTCCGAGGACATCAACGACAACGTCGAGTTCTTCGGCAAGATCCGCCCCCAGCTCGCGGCCGGCCAGGACACCGGCCGCGACCTGATCGTCGTCACCGACTGGCTGGCCGCGCGCATCATCCGGCTCGGCTGGGCGCAGAAGCTCGACCCCGCACTGCTCCCGCACGCCTTCGCGAACCTGTCCCCGCAGTTCCGCAGCCCCGACTGGGACCCGGGCCGTTCCTACAGCTACCCCTGGACCGGCATCTCCACCGTCATCGCCTACAACGCCAAGGCCACCGACGGCAAGAAGGTCGACTCCGTCACCCAGCTCCTGGACGACCCCACGCTCAAGGGCCGGGTGGGCTTCCTCACCGAGATGCGCGACAGCGTCGGCATGACCCTCCTCGACCAGGGCAAGGACCCGGCGAACTTCACCACCGCGGACTTCGACGGCGCCATCGGCCGGCTCCAGAAGGGCGTGGACAGCAAGCAGATCCGCCGCTTCACCGGCAACGACTACACGGCGGACCTCGACAAGGGCGACATCGCGGCCTGCCTCGCCTGGGCGGGCGACATCATCCAGCTCCAGGCGGGCAACCCCGACATCAAGTACGCGATCCCCGCGGCCGGTTACATCACCTCCAGCGACAACATGCTGGTCCCGGCCCACGCCCGGCACAAGGCGAACGCCGAGAAGCTCATGGACTACTACTACGAGCTGCCCGTCGCCGCCCAGCTGGCCGCGTACATCAGTTACGTCTGCCCCGTCGAAGGCGTCAAGGACGATCTCGCCAAGATCAACCCGGCGCTCGCGGACAACACCCTGATCGTCCCGGACAAGGCGATGACCGCCAAGTCCCACGCCTTCCGTTCCCTCAGCAGTGAGGAAGAGACGGCGTACGAGGAGAAGTTCACCAAGCTCATCGGCGCCTAGCCGACCGCGCCTCCGGCCGACCCGCAGGTCCGGCCCCTGGCTCCCGTTCCGGCCCCTTGACCGCACCCAACTCCGGGATCCCTCCATGACTGACAAGACCGAGGGCGGCGACGTCCGCCTCACCGGGATCAGCAAGCACTACGGCTCCTTCACCGCCGTGCACCCGCTCGATCTCACCATCCCCCAGGGCTCCTTCTTCGCCCTGCTCGGCGCCTCCGGCTGCGGGAAGACCACCACCCTGCGGATGATCGCCGGACTGGAGGAGCCCTCGACCGGTACGGTCCACCTCGGCGACACCGCCGTCACGCACCTCCCGCCGTACAAGCGCCCGGTGAACACCGTCTTCCAGAGCTACGCGCTCTTCCCCCACCTCGACGTCACCGAGAACATCGCCTTCGGGCTGCGCCGCCGCGGCATCAAGTCCGTGAAGAAGCAGGTCGACGACATGCTGGAACTGGTCCAGCTCGGCCAGTTCGCCCAGCGCAAGCCGCACCAGCTCTCCGGCGGCCAGCAGCAGCGCGTCGCCGTCGCCCGCGCCCTGATCAACCACCCCCAGGTGCTCCTCCTCGACGAGCCGCTCGGCGCCCTCGACCTCAAGCTGCGCCGCCAGATGCAGCTGGAACTCAAGCGCATCCAGACCGAGGTGGGCATCACCTTCGTCCACGTCACGCACGACCAGGAAGAGGCCATGACCATGGCCGACACGGTCGCCGTGATGAACGGCGGCCGGGTCGAGCAGCTCGGCGCCCCCGCCGAGCTGTACGAGAACCCGCGCACCACCTTCGTCGCCAACTTCCTCGGCACCTCCAACCTCATCGAGGCCGAGGTCCTGGAGAGCAGCGCCGCCGACATCACCGTCAGCTCGGCCGGAACCAAGCTCAGGCTGCCCGCGGCGCGATGTTCGACCACGCCCCGCACCGGCGGAAAGCTGCTGGTCGGCGTGCGTCCCGAGAAGATCTCCCTGGCCCACGCGGACGAGGAGCACACCATCGCGGCCGGCCGCAACAAGGTCCCCGGCCGGATCGTCGACTCCTCCTTCATCGGGGTCTCCACGCAGTTCATCATCGACAGCCCGGTCTGCCCCGAGCTGGAGGTCTACGCCCAGAACATCGAGCGGGACGCGCGCCTGGCCCCCGGCGCCGAGGTGATCCTCCACTGGAACCCCGAGCACACCTTCGGCCTCGACGCGGACCAGGACATCGACGCGGGCGCGCTGACGGTGGAGGAGGGGGTATGACCGCCACCGAAGCCCCGCCCCGGGCGGCCGCGGAGCCCCCGGTCCACAAGCCCTCCGTGCGCAAGCGGCTGATCCCGTACTGGCTGCTGCTCCCCGGCATCCTGTGGCTGCTCGTCTTCTTCGTCCTCCCGATGGTCTACCAGGCCTCCACCTCGGTGCAGACCGGTTCCCTGGAGGAGGGCTTCAAGGTCACCTGGCACTTCCAGACCTACTGGGACGCCTTCACCCAGTACTACCCGCAGTTCCTGCGCTCGCTGCTCTACGCGGGCACCGCGACCGCGCTGTGCCTGCTGCTCGGCTACCCGCTGGCCTACCTGATCGCCTTCCGGGCGGGACGTTGGCGCAATCTCCTGCTGATCCTGGTCATCGCGCCGTTCTTCACCAGCTTCCTGATCCGCACCCTGGCCTGGAAGACGATCCTGGCCGACGGCGGTCCGGTGGTCGGCGTCCTGAACAAGATCGGGTTCCTGGACGTCACCAGCTGGCTCGGGATGACCGAGGGCGACCGGGTGCTCGCCACGCCGCTCGCCGTGGTGTGCGGTCTGACGTACAACTTCCTCCCCTTCATGATCCTGCCGCTCTACACCTCGCTGGAGCGGATCGACACCCGCCTGCACGAGGCGGCCGGGGACCTGTACGCCCGCCCCTTCACCACCTTCCGCAAGGTCACCTTCCCGCTGTCGATGCCGGGCGTGGTCTCGGGGACCCTGCTCACCTTCATCCCGGCGAGCGGCGACTACGTCAACGCGGAACTGCTCGGCTCCACCGACACCCGCATGATCGGCAACGTGATCCAGTCGCAGTACCTGCGGATCCTCGACTATCCGACCGCGGCCGCGCTGTCCTTCATCCTCATGGCCATCGTGCTGGTCATGGTCACCGTCTACATCCGCCGAGCGGGAACGGAGGACCTGGTCTGATGAGCACTCTCTTCACCCGGCTCCGGCGCGATCTCGTGGTCATCGCGGGCCTCGGCACGCTCGCCTACCTGATCCTGCCCAACATCGTCGTCACGGTCTTCTCCTTCAACAACCCCACCGGGCGGTTCAACTACGCCTGGCAGGAGTTCTCGCTCGACGCCTGGAAGGACCCCTGCGGGGTCGCCGACATGTGCGGCTCCCTCTCGCTGTCCCTCCAGATCGCCGTGTGGGCCACCCTCGGCGCGACCGTCCTGGGCACGGCGATCGCCTTCGCCCTGGTCCGCTACCGGTTCCGGGCGCGCGGCGCGGTCAACTCGCTGATCTTCCTGCCCATGGCCATGCCCGAGATCGTGATGGCCGCCTCGCTGCTCGCGCTCTTCCTCAACATGGGCATCCAGCTGGGCTTCTGGACGATCCTGATCGCCCACATCATGTTCTGCCTCAGCTTCGTCGTCGCCGCCGTCAAGGCCCGTGTCCTGTCGATGGACCCGCGGCTGGAGGAGGCCGCCCGCGACCTCTACGCGGGACCCGTGCAGACCTTCGTGCGGGTCACCCTGCCGATCGCCGCCCCCGGCATCGCGGCGGGCGCGCTGCTCTCCTTCGCGCTCTCCTTCGACGACTTCATCATCACCAACTTCAACTCGGGCAACACCGTCACCTTCCCCATGTTCGTGTGGGGTTCGGCTCAGCGCGGTACGCCCGTGCAGATCAACGTCATCGGCACGGCGATGTTCGTCATCGCGGTGCTGGTGGTCCTCGCCGGCATGACGATCGGCAACCGCCGCAAGAAGGCCCAGCCCAAATAGGGCCCAGGCCACCTGAGGCGCAGTCCAAGTAACAGCATTCCGTAGGGAGTTGGAAGACATGGCCCCAGTTGCCATGCGCACCGCTGCACGATCCCTTTCCGAAGCACTGCCGGTCTCGTACTGGCTGGACGACCCCGGCAAGCCCGCCCCCGAGCCCGCCCTCACCGGCGACGAGCGCTGTGACCTGCTGGTCATCGGCGGCGGCTACAGCGGGCTGTGGACCGCGCTCATCGCCAAGGAGCGCGACCCCGGCCGGGACGTCGTCCTGATCGAGGGCCACGAGGCGGGCTGGGCCGCCTCGGGCCGCAACGGCGGCTTCTGCGCCGCCTCCCTCACCCACGGCCTCTCCAACGGGCTCGCCCGCTGGCCCGGCGAACTCGCGAAGCTGGAGGAGCTGGGCGCCCGCAACCTCGACGAGATCGAGGCCGCCGTCGCCCGCTACTCCATCGACTGCGACTTCGAACGCACCGGTGAGATCGACGTCGCCACCGAACCCCACCAGGTCGCGGAGCTGCGCGAACTCCACGAGGAAGCGAGCCGCCTCGGCCTCGCCGACGGCTCCGAATGGCTGGACCGCGACGCGCTGCGCGCCGAGGTCGACTCCCCGACCTTCCTCGGCGGCCTCTGGGACCGCGAGGGCGTGGCCATGCTGCACCCGGCCAAGCTTGCCTGGGGCCTCAAGCGGGCCTGCCTGGGCCTCGGCGTGCGGATCTACGAGAACACGCGCGGCCTGGACCTGACCGCCGCCGGCGCCGGGATGGCCGTACGCACCCCCTACGGGCGGATCTTCGCGCGCCGGGTGGCGCTCGGCACCAACATCTTCCCCAGCCTGGTCAAGCGGATCCGCCCGTTCACCGTGCCGGTCTACGACTACGCGCTGATGACCGAGCCGCTCAATGCCGAGCAGCTCGCCGCCATCGGCTGGAAGAACCGGCAGGGGCTCGGCGACAGCGCCAACCAGTTCCACTACTTCCGGATCACCTCCGACCACCGGATCCTGTGGGGCGGCTACGACGCCATCTACCCCTACGGCGGCAAGCTCGACGCGGCGCACGACCACCGCCCCGAGACCTACCTCAAGCTCGCGGAGCAGTTCTTCACCTGCTTCCCGCAGCTGGCGGGCCTGCGCTTCAGCCACGCGTGGGGCGGGGCGATCGACACCTGCTCGCGCTTCTCGGCGTTCTTCGGCACCGCGCACGCGGGCAAGGTGGCCTACGCCGCCGGGTTCACCGGGCTCGGAGTGGGGGCCACCCGCTTCGGCGCGGACGTGATGCTGGACCTGCTGGACGGCGTACGCGGGGAGCGCACCGGGCTGGAGATGGTGCGCAGCAAGCCGCTGCCGTTCCCGCCCGAGCCGTTCGCCTGGACCGGGATCGCGCTGACCAAGTGGTCGCTGGCGCGCTCCGACGCCCGGGGCGGGCACCGCAACCTCTGGCTCAAGACGCTGGACCGGTTCGGCCTCGGCTTCGACAGCTGATCACGCGCCCGGCGCACAACCGTCAGCGCCGTGTGACCCGCTTCACTACCAAGGAGTAACGGAACCCGCGTCATCATCGCCCCCGGCGCCGCTCTCTCCGGACGAGGACCTTCCTCGACGACGGAGCGATCGGAGGCCGGGCGATGACAGTCCCGGGGACCAAGACGGCAGTGGAGTGGCTGGTATCGGTGGCGCCGGACCCGGACGCCTGCCGGCGGGAATGGGAGCACAACCCCCTCGGGGTGACGCTGCTGCCCGCCGGACGGCGCTGGGACGTGCTGATCCTGCCGGGGGAGCTGGGCCAGGCCACCCTCGACGTCCTGAACCTGCTCATCGAGAAGCCCGGCCCGGTGCTCGCCGATTTCGGCGACGCCCGGCTGGGCTTCTTCGTGCCCGCGGGCACCGCCTCGCGCTGGCTCGGTACGGGCGTGCGCGGCGCCGGGCGCGGCACCTGGATCGTGGTCCCGTACCCGGGGCGGGCGACCGGCGGGGTGCGCTGGCTGGTGGTGCCGGACGGGCACGGCACGCTCACGGATCCGGCGGTGCTGGAGCTGGCGATGCACGAGGCGGCGGCGCAGGTGGCGGGGGCCGCGTCGGCGAAGGAGGGCCGCAAGCCTTGACAAGAGCATTGGTCTGGACCATCTTGAGCGCCGCGACACCCCCCACACCCCTCCATCCCCCCATGCACCGGAGGCAGTTGTGCGCAGAAGACTGTCCGTACTTACGGCCACCGCCCTGGCGGTGGCCGGTCTGCTGACCGCGGGGCCGCCCGCCGCGGCCGCTGACGCCGATCTCGCCCGCAACGGCGGCTTCGAGTCCGGCCTCGACGGCTGGAACTGCTCGGCGGGCAGCGGAGCCGTCGTCACCAGCCCCGTCCACGGCGGGAGTTCCGCCCTCAAGGCCACCCCGGCGGGCCAGGACTTCGCCCAGTGCGCCCAGAGCGTCACCGTCAAGCCGGACTCCGCGTACACGCTCGGCGCCTGGGTGCAGGGCGGGTACGCCTACCTCGGCGCGACCGGGACCGGCACCACCGACGTGTCCACCTGGACCCAGTCCCCGGGCGCCTGGAAGCGGCTGACCACCACCTTCCGCACCGGCCCCGCCACCACCTCGGTGACGGTCTGGACCCACGGCTGGTACGGCCAGGGGCCCGTCCTCACCGACGACCTCAGCCTGGTCGGCCCCGACCCCGGCGGCACCGGCCAGCCGCAGCTCCCGGCCGCCCCCACCGGCCTGACCGCGTCCGGCGCCACCGCGAACTCCCTGACCCTGTCCTGGTCGGCCGTTGCCGGAGCCACCGGGTACACCCTCTACCGGGACGGCGCGGCGCCGCTCGCGGTCACCGGGACCTCGGCGACCGTCACGGGTCTGGCCGCGTCCACGACGTACTCCTTCCAGGTCAGCGCCAAGAACGCGGCGGGCGAGTCCCCGCGCGGCGCGGCCGTCTCGGCGAGCACCACCACCGGCGGCGGGAACCCCGGCACCCCGGGCCTGCCCGCCCACGCCCTGGTCGGCTACCTCCACGCGAGCTTCGCCAACGGCTCCGGCTACCTCAAGATGGCCGACGTACCCGCCTCCTGGGACGTCATCGACCTCGCCTTCGGCGAACCGACCTCGGTGACCTCGGGCGACATCCGCTTCCAGCTCTGCCCGGTCAGCGAGTGCCCGGGCGTGGAGAGCCCCGCCGAGTTCAAGGCGGCGATCAAGGCCAGACAGGCGGCGGGCAAGAAGGTGCTGATCTCCATCGGCGGCCAGAACGGCCAGGTCCAGCTCGCCACGACGGCCGCCCGGGACACCTTCGTCTCCTCCGTCAGCAAGATCATCGACGAATACGGGCTCAACGGCCTCGACATCGACTTCGAGGGCCACTCGCTCTCGCTGGCCACCGGTGACACCGACTTCCGCAGCCCCACCACCCCGGTGATCGTCAATCTGATCGCCGCGGTCAAGACCCTCAAGGCCAAGTACGGCCCGGCCTTCGTCCTGACCATGGCCCCCGAGACCTTCTTCGTCCAGCTCGGCTACCAGTACTACGGATCCGGCCCCTGGGGCGGCCAGGACCCGCGCGCCGGGGCCTACCTCCCGGTCATCCACGCCCTGCGCGACGACCTCACCCTGCTGCACGTCCAGGACTACAACTCGGGTTCCATCATGGGCCTCGACAACCAGTACCACTCGATGGGCGGCGCGGACTTCCACATCGCCATGACCGACATGCTGCTCACCGGCTTCCCCGTCGCGGGCGACACCGCGCGGGTCTTCCCGCCGCTGCGCCCGGACCAGATCGCCATGGGCCTCCCGGCCACCACCAACGCGGGCAACGGGTACACCGCGCCCGCCGAGGTGAACAAGGCCCTCGACTGCCTGACGAAGAAGACGAACTGCGGGAGCTACCAGACCCACGGCAGCCGGCCCGCGCTGCGCGGCCTGATGACCTGGTCGGTCAACTGGGACCGGTTCGGCGGCTGGGAGTTCTCGAAGAACTTCCACGCGTACTTCGGCTGACCGCACCGACCGCGCCCACGCAGAGCAGGAGCGGCAGACACAGCAGCCAGCTGGCCAGCACGTCGAGCGGCCAGTGGAACCCCCGCAGCACCAGACCGACGGCCGTGGCCCCCGCGAGCAGCAGGGCCGCGGCCGTCGGCCACGGGCGGCGGGCGTACGGACGTACGAGCAGGGCGGCGCCCAGGTAGGCGACGGCCGCGGTGGCGGTGTGGCCGGAGGGGAAGTACCCGGCGGCCCACGGCTCCAGCGGACCCGGCCGGGCGGTCCAGTCCTTGAGCGGTACGACCAGGGCCGGGACCAGGGCCATGGCGAGAGCGGCGGCGAGCGCGGGCCGCCACCGCCGGGAGCGCCGGACGGCGTACGCCATCGCCAGCACCAGGACCGGCACGGCGACCTGGACGTTGCCGAGGTCGGCGAGGCGTTCGGTGACCGCGTCGGGGACGGAGCGCACCACGGCGCGGCTGATCCGTTCGTCCGGGGTGAGCAGCGGGCCCGAGGCCAGCACCTGCCAGGTGATCAGCGCGAAGGCGGCCCACGATGCGGCGCCGAGGGCGCACAGGGCGCGCGGCGAGAGGGGGCGCGGGGCGCGGGGGAACCGAATGGCCGGCCGTCCCGGAACAGGGGGGGTGGTTCCGGGGCGGCCGCCCGGACCGGGTTGCCGTCCACCCCGGGGGGTGTGGAGTGAACGGCTGTCCGATCGGTGAGGAGTGTGCGCGAACGCATGCCCGGTACGGCGCTGGGGAAGCCCGTTGCCGGGGTCGCCCGTGGAATTTCGCGGGCGGGCTGTTTCACTCATCTGCAGAAACCGTACGGCAGCGAAAGGGGGACCGACAGCGAGAACGCGCTCCCGCCATCGGCCCCCCACACCTTCTTCACAGTGCCCGACCGTTACCGCCGGTATCGATCGAGCAGGGGATCGAGCGCCGTGCTCGGGTGTTCGCCCGAGCGCTCGCGACGCCCTCCCCGGGAGTCGTCCGGACCGTCTCAGACGGCCGTGAACGCGCCCTCGATGATGTCCAGGCCCTCGTTCAGCAGGTCCTCGCCGATCACGATCGGGGGCAGGAAGCGCAGCACGTTGCCGTAGGTGCCGCAGGTGAGGACCAGCAGGCCCTCGGCGTGGCAGGCCTTGGCGAGCGCGCCCGCGGCGGCCGCGTTCGGCTCCTTGGTCGCGCGGTCGGTCACCAGCTCGATCGCGATCATCGCACCGCGGCCGCGGATGTCGCCGATGATGTCGAACTTCTCCGCCATCGCCGTCAGACGGGCCTTCATCACGGACTCGATCTTCTTCGCCTTGGCGTTGAGGTCGAGCTCCTTCATCGTCTCGATGGAACCGAGCGCACCGGCGCAGGCCACCGGGTTGCCGCCGTAGGTGCCGCCCAGGCCGCCCGCGTGCGCGGCGTCCATGATCTCGGCGCGGCCGGTCACGGCGGCGAGCGGCAGACCGCCCGCGATGCCCTTGGCGGTGGTGATCAGGTCCGGGACGATGCCCTCGTCCTCGCACGCGAACCACTGGCCGGTGCGGCAGAAGCCGGACTGGATCTCGTCGGCGACGAAGACGATGCCGTTGTCGTTGGCGAACTTCACGATCGCGGGCAGGAAGCCCTTGGCCGGCTCGATGAAGCCGCCCTCGCCGAGCACCGGCTCGATGACCATCGCGGCGACGTTCTCGGCGCCGATCTGCTTGACGATCTGGTCGATCGCCTGCGCGGCGGCCTCGGGGCCGCAGTTCTCGCCGCCGGTCGGCCAGCGGTAGCCGTAGGCGACCGGGACGCGGTAGACCTCGGGCGCGAACGGACCGAAGCCCTGCTTGTACGGCATGTTCTTCGCCGTCATGCCCATGGTCAGGTTGGTGCGGCCGTGGTAGCCGTGGTCGAAGACGACGACGGCCTGGCGCTTGGTGTACGAACGGGCGATCTTGACCGCGTTCTCGACGGCCTCGGCGCCCGAGTTGAACAGGGCCGACTTCTTGGCGTGGTCACCCGGCGTCAGCTCGGCCAGCGCCTCGCAGACCTCGACGTACCCCTCGTACGGCGTGACCATGAAACAGGTGTGCGTGAAGTCGGCGAGCTGCGCGGAGGCGCGGCGCACGACGGCCTCGGCGGAGGCGCCGACCGAGGTCACGGCGATGCCGGAACCGAAGTCGATCAGACGGTTGCCGTCGACGTCCTCGATGATGCCGCCGCCCGCGCGGGCCGTGAAGACGGGGAGCACGGAGCCCACGCCACCGGCCACCGTCCGGAGGCGGCGGGCCTGCAGCTCCTGCGACTTGGGGCCGGGGATCGCGGTGACGATGCGGCGCTCCTGCGGGACAGCGGTCATAGGGGGCTCCTGGGGGGTGTTTTCGGACGCACTTGTGTCTTTGTCCGCAGGCTAGGCCCGGGGGAGGGGGTACGGCATGCTCCGAACGGGAGTGGTCCCCGCGTGTCCTTGTCCGTGGCGGCCATAGGAGGGATCCGGGACGTGTCTCGTGGATCATGACGGGGTACGGGCCGCGGGCCACCCCCGGCGACTAGATTGAGCGCGCGCACGGCACGCAGTGCGGCGAACGGGCAGGGGGCTTGGGGTTCATGGACACCGACGGGACGCACGGCGCGCACGGTGCGTACGACACACCCGATCCGGGCGCGGCACCCGATCCGGGCGCGCCCCAGGTCCCCCGGCCCGCCGGCCCGCCCCCGCCCCTTCCCAAGGCGCTCCCGCCGCGCCCGGCCGCGGCCCCGACGCCGCCGCCCGTGCCCGGGTACGCGCCCGCGCCGACCGGGGCCGGCGGTGTCGGCGGGGCCGGCGGGGCCCACCCGGCTCCCGGCGCACCCGTCTCACCCTTCACCGCGTGGCTGCGCGTCCCCCGGCCGATCGCGGAGCCGGGCGTCTGGCGCTACGGCCACGTCCCGGTCGCACCGAAGCCCGCCGGATCCGACCGGTCGCTGCTCACCCGCGTCGTGGTCGCCTTCCTCGTCTTCTTCGTGTGCTGGCAGGCCTTCCTCGACGGGAAGCTCCCCTTCCTCGGGGCTCCCCTCTACTACTTCACCCCCGACAGCTGGTGGACCCGGGGCCTCGTGTCCGTCCCCACCGACCACCGGGGCGAGGCGGCGCTGGAGGTCTACGAGCTGCTGGCCACCGTGGGCCTGTTCCTCGGCTTCGCCAAGATCGGCGGCTGGCGCGCGGCCTTCGACCGGCTGATC
This is a stretch of genomic DNA from Streptomyces sp. NBC_00536. It encodes these proteins:
- a CDS encoding chitinase; translation: MRRRLSVLTATALAVAGLLTAGPPAAAADADLARNGGFESGLDGWNCSAGSGAVVTSPVHGGSSALKATPAGQDFAQCAQSVTVKPDSAYTLGAWVQGGYAYLGATGTGTTDVSTWTQSPGAWKRLTTTFRTGPATTSVTVWTHGWYGQGPVLTDDLSLVGPDPGGTGQPQLPAAPTGLTASGATANSLTLSWSAVAGATGYTLYRDGAAPLAVTGTSATVTGLAASTTYSFQVSAKNAAGESPRGAAVSASTTTGGGNPGTPGLPAHALVGYLHASFANGSGYLKMADVPASWDVIDLAFGEPTSVTSGDIRFQLCPVSECPGVESPAEFKAAIKARQAAGKKVLISIGGQNGQVQLATTAARDTFVSSVSKIIDEYGLNGLDIDFEGHSLSLATGDTDFRSPTTPVIVNLIAAVKTLKAKYGPAFVLTMAPETFFVQLGYQYYGSGPWGGQDPRAGAYLPVIHALRDDLTLLHVQDYNSGSIMGLDNQYHSMGGADFHIAMTDMLLTGFPVAGDTARVFPPLRPDQIAMGLPATTNAGNGYTAPAEVNKALDCLTKKTNCGSYQTHGSRPALRGLMTWSVNWDRFGGWEFSKNFHAYFG
- a CDS encoding NAD(P)/FAD-dependent oxidoreductase, with translation MAPVAMRTAARSLSEALPVSYWLDDPGKPAPEPALTGDERCDLLVIGGGYSGLWTALIAKERDPGRDVVLIEGHEAGWAASGRNGGFCAASLTHGLSNGLARWPGELAKLEELGARNLDEIEAAVARYSIDCDFERTGEIDVATEPHQVAELRELHEEASRLGLADGSEWLDRDALRAEVDSPTFLGGLWDREGVAMLHPAKLAWGLKRACLGLGVRIYENTRGLDLTAAGAGMAVRTPYGRIFARRVALGTNIFPSLVKRIRPFTVPVYDYALMTEPLNAEQLAAIGWKNRQGLGDSANQFHYFRITSDHRILWGGYDAIYPYGGKLDAAHDHRPETYLKLAEQFFTCFPQLAGLRFSHAWGGAIDTCSRFSAFFGTAHAGKVAYAAGFTGLGVGATRFGADVMLDLLDGVRGERTGLEMVRSKPLPFPPEPFAWTGIALTKWSLARSDARGGHRNLWLKTLDRFGLGFDS
- a CDS encoding phosphatase PAP2 family protein yields the protein MSETARPRNSTGDPGNGLPQRRTGHAFAHTPHRSDSRSLHTPRGGRQPGPGGRPGTTPPVPGRPAIRFPRAPRPLSPRALCALGAASWAAFALITWQVLASGPLLTPDERISRAVVRSVPDAVTERLADLGNVQVAVPVLVLAMAYAVRRSRRWRPALAAALAMALVPALVVPLKDWTARPGPLEPWAAGYFPSGHTATAAVAYLGAALLVRPYARRPWPTAAALLLAGATAVGLVLRGFHWPLDVLASWLLCLPLLLCVGAVGAVSRSTRGSSSRTPSRRTGPS
- a CDS encoding ABC transporter permease, whose product is MSTLFTRLRRDLVVIAGLGTLAYLILPNIVVTVFSFNNPTGRFNYAWQEFSLDAWKDPCGVADMCGSLSLSLQIAVWATLGATVLGTAIAFALVRYRFRARGAVNSLIFLPMAMPEIVMAASLLALFLNMGIQLGFWTILIAHIMFCLSFVVAAVKARVLSMDPRLEEAARDLYAGPVQTFVRVTLPIAAPGIAAGALLSFALSFDDFIITNFNSGNTVTFPMFVWGSAQRGTPVQINVIGTAMFVIAVLVVLAGMTIGNRRKKAQPK